From Anopheles darlingi chromosome 2, idAnoDarlMG_H_01, whole genome shotgun sequence, the proteins below share one genomic window:
- the LOC125960218 gene encoding thioredoxin-2-like has product MVYIVKDSADFNNKLESAGDQLVVVDFFATWCGPCKVIAPKLEEFQNKYAEKVVIVKVDVDECEDLAAQYNISSMPTFLFIKRKQVVQQFSGANAEKLENHIKQLTE; this is encoded by the coding sequence GCTGACTTTAACAACAAGCTGGAATCGGCTGGCgaccagctggtggtggtggacttcTTCGCTACCTGGTGCGGACCGTGCAAGGTGATCGCCCCGAAGCTGGAGGAGTTCCAGAACAAGTACGCCGAGAAGGTCGTCATCGTTAAGGTGGACGTGGACGAGTGCGAGGACCTGGCAGCCCAGTACAACATCTCCAGCATGCCTACCTTCCTGTTCATCAAGCGAAAGCAGGTGGTGCAGCAGTTCTCGGGCGCCAACGCCGAGAAGCTGGAGAACCACATCAAGCAGCTCACCGAATAA